In the genome of uncultured Sphaerochaeta sp., the window GGAACCTGAAGCTGATGAGGAACCTGAAGCCGATGAGGAACCTACAGCTGATGATGAACCTACAGCTGATGATGAACCTACAGCTGATGAGGAACCTGAAGCTGATGAGGAACCTGAAGCTGATGAGGAACCTGAAGCTGATGAGGAGCTCTCCGATAAGCCATGGGTTGAGTATATTCCTGAGGGCGAGGAAGAAGAGATTTCCTTGGAAGAGGATGACGATAAAACCACTTGACGCTTGCTCGTTGCTGTGAGTATGTTAACGGCATGCCCAGGGGTGGGCTACTCTTTACGTTACACACGATTATGAATGATGGCCTTGCAAGGAGTAATGTTGCTTGCACAAGGCTTGCAAATAGACATGTGCCGATCCTATGGGTTGATGCATGGGAAACTGAGGGATGGAATGGATAAGAAAGACAAGAAAAGCAAGGCTGAAGCACAGCAGGAAGAAAAAGTCATTGCTGACGAGGACGTCCAGGCACAGCAGGAAACGAATGGGGAAGAGAAGACCCCACAAGAGCCTGTCATGAGTGAGCTTGAGAAGAAGGAGTCGGAAATCATGCAATTGAAGGAGAAGCTTGCTGATGCACAGGGAGAAATTGCTTCCTTGAAAGAACAGATGCTTCGTGATCGTGCAGATCTTGAGAACTATAGGAAACGCCTGATTCGGGATAAGGAAGATGCTGTCAGATTCGCTAATGAGAACCTGATCAAGGATTTGCTTCAGCCCCTTGATGACTTCAATCGTGCCTTGGAAGCTGCTGAGTCCACCAAAGAGTATGCCAAAGTGCATGACGGGGTGGTGATGGTGAACTCCCAACTGTATTCCACACTGGAGAAAAACTGGGGCTTGGAACGCATAGCTTCAGTTGGAAAGGAGTTTGACCCTTCCGAGCATGAGGCTTACCAAGTGGTGATTGATGATTCCCTTGAGGCAGAGACCGTCTTGGAAGAGTACATCGTCGGCTACAAGCTGCATGGAAGAGTGCTCAGGCCTTCGAAGGTAAAAGTCGGCAAGCCAAACGTTTGACGTTTGGAAGAGGTATGAGTACCTTAGGTGCGTGGGAAAACCCCACACCATTTTGATTTGAAATGAGCAAATTTGGAGAGGAGAAAT includes:
- the grpE gene encoding nucleotide exchange factor GrpE, which gives rise to MMALQGVMLLAQGLQIDMCRSYGLMHGKLRDGMDKKDKKSKAEAQQEEKVIADEDVQAQQETNGEEKTPQEPVMSELEKKESEIMQLKEKLADAQGEIASLKEQMLRDRADLENYRKRLIRDKEDAVRFANENLIKDLLQPLDDFNRALEAAESTKEYAKVHDGVVMVNSQLYSTLEKNWGLERIASVGKEFDPSEHEAYQVVIDDSLEAETVLEEYIVGYKLHGRVLRPSKVKVGKPNV